A single Camelus ferus isolate YT-003-E chromosome 3, BCGSAC_Cfer_1.0, whole genome shotgun sequence DNA region contains:
- the LOC102504596 gene encoding granzyme A-like: MEIPFPFSFPAAMCLFLIPGVFPVSSEGIIGGNTVTPHSRIYMALIKGQQTCAGALIKENWVLTAAHCDLKGNPQVILGAHSIIHKKKHNQIFSIKKAIPYPCFDPQTFEGDLQLLQLEKKATMTKAVGLLQLPKTGDDVKPHTKCHVAGWGSTKKNSHKNSDVLREVNITVIDRKICNDARHYNFIQVVNLSMICAGGRKGEDDSCEGDSGSPLICDNIFRGVTSFGECGNSQKPGVYTLLTKKYLNWIKKTIAGAI; the protein is encoded by the exons ATggaaattccttttcctttctcttttcctgctgcCATGTGTCTCTTTCTAATTCCTGGAG TTTTTCCAGTATCCTCTGAGGGAATAATAGGAGGAAACACAGTGACACCTCACTCAAGAATCTACATGGCTCTAATCAAAGGGCAGCAAACCTGTGCAGGAGCTTTGATCAAAGAAAACTGGGTGTTGACAGCTGCTCACTGTGACCT GAAAGGTAATCCTCAAGTTATTCTTGGGGCCCACTCCATAATccataaaaagaaacataaccaaatattttccattaaaaaggcAATTCCTTATCCATGCTTTGATCCACAGACATTTGAAGGCGATCTTCAACTCCTTCag CTGGAAAAAAAAGCAACTATGACCAAAGCTGTAGGACTACTTCAATTACCAAAAACAGGAGACGATGTCAAACCCCACACCAAGTGCCATGTGGCAGGATGGGGAAGCACCAAAAAAAACTCACACAAAAACTCAGATGTCTTGAGAGAAGTCAACATTACTGTGATAGACAGAAAAATATGCAACGATGCCCGGCACTATAATTTTATTCAAGTTGTTAACCTCAGTATGATCTGTGCTGGTGGCAGAAAAGGTGAAGATGACTCATGTGAA GGAGATTCTGGAAGTCCTCTGATATGTGATAACATTTTCAGAGGTGTCACTTCCTTTGGGGAGTGTGGAAACTCCCAGAAGCCTGGCGTCTACACACTCCTTACCAAAAAATACctcaactggataaagaaaaccATTGCAGGAGCCATATAA